A genomic stretch from Ictalurus punctatus breed USDA103 chromosome 2, Coco_2.0, whole genome shotgun sequence includes:
- the LOC108259447 gene encoding zona pellucida sperm-binding protein 3: MAVNRVGFGVLLLLAVGLSAAQWPELTNVSAGFHPNKPGHSSLQVSARLPSQWMQSGPQSGSPAVAPLGLHLQNPSAAQDQQVMQRPVKKLTWRFPAAPQIPTPPAPVNFMRRSNAVPTQSVTARCNETAVYVEVRKDLFGTSAPLNIAALTLGGCAAKGVDVSSQVLVYESPLHGCNSKLTVTANELVYIFTLGIASVPLSSAPILRSPGAMVFIECHYPSFHNVSSSALLPAWIPYASAQAAEEHLVFSLRLMMDDWISERPSNYVFQLGELINIEASVVQFNHVPLRVFVDSCVATAVPDVNALPRYSFIENHGCLIDAKLTHSSSRFMPQTQAAKLGFQMEAFKFQQVNSSWFYITCILKATAASAPADAEHKACSFSGNRWAAAYGADQVCSCCSSSCGLRKGRELSSEQGLQLQKEVSLGPIRVLENVW; this comes from the exons ATGGCTGTCAACCGAGTCGGGTTTGGTGTGCTGTTGCTATTGGCAGTTGGGTTGTCAGCAGCACAATGGCCAGAATTGACTAATGTTTCTGCTGGATTTCACCCTAACAAGCCAGGTCATTCTTCATTGCAAGTGAGTGCTAGGTTGCCTTCTCAGTGGATGCAAAGTGGTCCCCAGAGTGGAAGTCCTGCTGTAGCCCCACTTGGGCTGCATCTTCAAAATCCTTCAGCTGCTCAAGACCAGCAAGTAATGCAGAGGCCAGTGAAGAAGCTGACTTGGCGTTTTCCAGCAGCACCACAAATCCCAACCCCACCAGCACCAGTGAACTTCATGAGACGGTCTAATGCTGTTCCTACCCAGAGTGTAACAGCAAGGTGCAATGAGACTGCAGTGTATGTAGAGGTGAGAAAAGACCTGTTTGGTACTAGTGCACCCCTCAATATTGCTGCTCTCACACTGGGAGGCTGTGCTGCCAAAGGGGTGGATGTTTCTTCTCAAGTCCTTGTCTATGAATCACCATTGCATGGCTGCAACAGCAAGTTGACT GTGACTGCAAATGAGCTGGTCTACATCTTCACCCTTGGTATTGCTTCAGTGCCCTTAAGTAGTGCTCCCATTTTAAGAAGTCCTGGTGCTATGGTTTTCATTGAGTGTCACTATCCGAG CTTCCACAATGTGAGTAGCAGTGCTCTACTGCCTGCTTGGATTCCATATGCTTCTGCCCAAGCTGCTGAGGAACATCTTGTTTTCTCCTTGAGGCTCATGATGG ATGACTGGATATCTGAAAGACCGTCCAACTACGTCTTCCAGCTGGGTGAGCTTATAAATATTGAGGCATCGGTGGTGCAGTTCAACCATGTGCCCCTGCGTGTCTTTGTAGACAGCTGTGTGGCCACTGCTGTCCCTGATGTAAATGCACTTCCCAGATATTCCTTCATTGAGAACCATGG GTGCTTGATTGATGCCAAGCTTACTCACTCCAGTTCCCGCTTCATGCCCCAAACTCAAGCAGCTAAACTGGGGTTTCAGATGGAGGCTTTCAAGtttcagcaagtgaacagtAGCTGG TTCTATATTACATGCATCTTGAAGGCAACAGCAGCATCTGCCCCTGCTGATGCTGAGCACAAGGCTTGTTCCTTCTCAGGCAATAG ATGGGCTGCTGCATATGGTGCTGACCAGGTATGCAGTTGTTGCAGCAGCAGCTGTGGTTTGAGGAAGGGCCGTGAACTGTCATCAGAGCAAG GTTTGCAGTTGCAGAAAGAAGTGAGCCTTGGCCCAATAAGGGTCCTGGAAAATGTCTGGTAG
- the LOC108259382 gene encoding zona pellucida sperm-binding protein 3, giving the protein MGFSQVGFVVLLLLAVGFSAAQRPGLKDVPAGFHPNKPGHPSLQMSAGLPSQWIHSGPQSGSPAIAPLGLHLQNPSDAQGQPVKKLTWRFPAAPQIPTPPAAPQIPTPPTPVHLATPSEVAPIQGVTARCNETAVYVEVRKDLLSTSAPLNIAALTLGGCAAKGVDVSSQVLVYESPLHGCNSKLTVTTNELVYIFNLSTASAPLSSSPILRSAAVKILIECHYLRFHNVSSSAVLPAWIPYASAQAAEEHLVFSLRLMMDDWISERPSDYYYHLGELINIEASVVQFNHVPLRVFVDSCVATAVPDINAVPRYSFIENHGCLVDAKLTQSSSLFMPQTQAAKLGFQMEAFKFQHVNSSWVYIACILKATVASAPADAEHKACSFSGNRWTAAYGADQVCSCCSSSCGLRKGRDLSSGQGLQLEKEVSLGPIMVLENVW; this is encoded by the exons ATGGGTTTCAGCCAAGTGGGATTTGTGGTGCTGTTACTATTGGCAGTTGGGTTTTCAGCAGCACAACGGCCAGGATTGAAGGATGTTCCTGCTGGATTTCACCCTAACAAGCCAGGTCACCCTTCACTGCAAATGAGTGCTGGGTTGCCTTCTCAGTGGATACACAGTGGTCCCCAAAGTGGAAGTCCTGCTATAGCCCCACTTGGGCTGCATCTTCAAAATCCTTCAGATGCTCAAGGCCAGCCAGTGAAGAAACTGACTTGGCGTTTTCCAGCAGCACCACAAATCCCAACCCCACCAGCAGCACCACAAATCCCAACCCCACCAACACCAGTGCACTTAGCAACACCGTCTGAAGTTgctcctatccagggtgtaacAGCAAGGTGCAATGAGACTGCAGTGTATGTAGAGGTGAGAAAAGACCTGCTTAGTACCAGTGCACCCCTCAATATTGCTGCTCTTACACTGGGAGGTTGTGCTGCCAAAGGGGTGGATGTTTCTTCTCAAGTCCTTGTCTATGAATCCCCATTGCATGGCTGCAACAGCAAGTTGACT GTGACTACAAATGAGCTGGTCTATATCTTCAACCTTAGTACTGCTTCGGCTCCTTTAAGTAGTAGTCCCATTCTAAGAAGTGCTGCTGTTAAGATTCTCATTGAGTGTCACTATCTGAG ATTCCACAATGTGAGTAGCAGTGCTGTCCTGCCTGCTTGGATTCCATATGCTTCTGCCCAAGCTGCTGAGGAACATCTTGTTTTCTCCTTGAGGCTCATGATGG ATGACTGGATATCTGAAAGACCTTCTGACTACTACTACCACCTGGGTGAGCTTATAAATATTGAGGCATCGGTGGTGCAGTTCAACCATGTGCCCCTGCGTGTCTTTGTAGACAGCTGTGTGGCCACTGCTGTCCCTGATATAAATGCAGTCCCCAGATATTCCTTCATTGAGAACCATGG GTGCTTGGTGGATGCCAAGCTTACGCAGTCCAGTTCCCTCTTCATGCCCCAAACTCAAGCAGCTAAACTGGGGTTTCAGATGGAGGCTTTCAAGTTTCAGCACGTGAACAGTAGCTGG GTCTACATTGCATGCATCTTGAAGGCGACAGTAGCATCTGCCCCTGCTGATGCTGAGCACAAGGCTTGTTCCTTCTCAGGCAATAG ATGGACTGCTGCATATGGTGCTGACCAGGTATGCAGTTGTTGCAGCAGCAGCTGTGGTTTGAGGAAGGGACGTGATCTGTCATCAGGGCAAG GCTTGCAGCTGGAGAAAGAAGTGAGCCTTGGCCCAATCATGGTTCTGGAAAATGTTTGGTAG
- the ddx42 gene encoding ATP-dependent RNA helicase DDX42, with the protein MNWSKGGPSGKRGFGFGGFSLSGGKKEEPRLKEQPHGAFGSVGAAGGYGKNQQLPAFYKIGTKRANFDEENAYFEDDEEESSTADLPYIPAENSPTRQQMQSGGGSGGGGGGGGGSDSDDDPLDAFMAEVENQAAKDMKKLEEKEKEKKLTKGIRDDIEEEDEQEAYFRYMAENPTAGLIQEEEEENVDYDSDGNPIPPTTKKIILPLPPIDHSEIDYPPFEKNFYNEHEELNSLTGAQVVELRHKLNLRVSGAAPPKPCTSFAHFGFDEQLMNQIRKSEYTQPTPIQCQGVPIALSGRDIIGIAKTGSGKTAAFIWPMLVHIMDQKDLEQGEGPIAVIVCPTRELCQQIHAECKRFGKAYGLRSVAVYGGGSMWEQAKALQEGAEIVVCTPGRLIDHVKKKATSLQRVTYLVFDEADRMFDMGFEYQVRSIASHVRPDRQTLLFSATFRKKIEKLARDILVDPIRVVQGDIGEANEDVTQLVELLPSGSDKWPWLTRRLVEFTSTGSVLIFVTKKANCEELATNLQQEGYSLGLLHGDMDQSERNKVISDFKKKSLPVLVATDVAARGLDIPSIRTVINYDIARDIDTHTHRIGRTGRAGEKGVAYTLLTNKDTSFAGDLVRNLEGANQSVPKGLMDLAMQNPWFRKSRFKSGKGKRLNVGGGGLGYRERPGLGSDSSERSTGSALGNYESYKPPTGAMGDRMAAMKQAFQAQYKNHFVAASGISPKLSAQSNSTSGWTSAGSLSSVPSGAPEGSRTPSSSSPMPPPPPAFSLGTKLAGFSSAVSDSYSSSSSSSSSSSSSREDSRHDRSRHGDSHHRHSDRDRYGDRDRHGDRDRDRDRHSDSRNGDGGRRERDSWKGEREGGERASSHRGGEDSFAVPDPPKRKKSRWDS; encoded by the exons ATGAACTGGAGCAAGGGAGGACCGAGTGGTAAACGAGGCTTTGGCTTTGGAGGGTTTTCTCTCTCCGGGGGTAAAAAAGAGGAGCCTCGGCTGAAAGAGCAGCCCCACGGCGCGTTTGGAAGCGTAGGAGCCGCAGGAGGTTACGGCAAAAACCAGCAGCTGCCTGCGTTCTACAAGATCGGAACCAAACGCGCCAATTTCGACGAGGAAAATGC CTATtttgaggatgatgaggaggaatCGAGCACGGCGGATCTGCCTTATATCCCGGCGGAGAACTCTCCCACCAGGCAGCAGATGCAATCtggaggaggaagtggaggaggaggaggaggtggaggaggatcAGACAGTGATGACGACCCCCTCGATGCCTTTATGGCTGAGGTGGAG AACCAAGCAGCCAAGGACATGAAGAAACtggaggaaaaggaaaaagagaaaaagctgACCAA GGGTATTCGAGATGACATTGAAGAGGAAGATGAGCAA GAGGCTTATTTCCGTTACATGGCGGAGAACCCGACAGCCGGGCTGAtccaggaggaagaggaggagaacgTGGACTATGACAGCGACGGGAACCCCATCCCTCCTACCACTAAAAAGATCATCTTGCCACTTCCTCCTATTGATCACTCTGAG ATCGACTACCCTCCTTTCGAGAAGAACTTCTACAATGAGCATGAAGAGCTCAACAGCTTGACTGGAGCACAAGTGGTGGAGCTGAGACACAAACTCAACCTGAGG GTGTCCGGCGCCGCTCCTCCTAAGCCCTGCACTAGTTTCGCTCATTTTGGCTTTGACGAGCAGCTCATGAACCAGATCCGCAAGTCCGAGTACACTCAGCCTACGCCCATCCAGTGCCAG GGTGTCCCCATAGCCCTGAGCGGTAGAGACATCATCGGCATCGCCAAAACGGGTAGCGGCAAGACGGCCGCCTTCATCTGGCCGATGCTGGTGCACATCATGGACCAGAAGGACCTGGAGCAGGGAGAGGGACCCATCGCTGTGATCGTCTGCCCCACCAGAGAGCTCTGTCAGCAG ATCCACGCAGAGTGTAAGCGCTTCGGGAAGGCCTACGGCCTGCGCTCGGTGGCTGTGTACGGAGGGGGCAGCATGTGGGAACAGGCCAAGGCTCTACAGGAAGGGGCTGAGATTGTTGTTTGCACTCCG ggtcgcCTGATAGATCATGTGAAGAAGAAGGCGACATCCCTGCAGAGAGTGACCTACCTGGTGTTTGATGAGGCTGATCGTATGTTTGATATGGGCTTTG AGTATCAGGTGAGATCCATCGCCAGCCACGTAAGACCAGACAGACAGA ctctGCTGTTCAGTGCAACGTTCAGGAAGAAGATTGAGAAGTTGGCACGGGACATTCTCGTTGACCCGATCCGTGTAGTGCAGGGAGACATTGGAGag GCGAATGAAGACGTGACCCAGCTGGTGGAGTTGTTGCCGAGTGGCTCGGATAAGTGGCCGTGGCTGACACGGAGACTGGTGGAGTTCACCTCAACTGGCTCCGTGCTCATTTTCGTGACTAAGAAGGCCAACTGTGAGGAGCTGGCCACCAACCTGCAGCAGGAGGGCTACAGCCTGGGCCTGCTACATGGAGACATGGACCAGAGCGAGAGGAACAAAGTCATCAGTGACTTCAAGAAGAAGAGCTTGCCTGTCCTGGTGGCCACTGATGTAGCAG CTCGTGGATTGGACATTCCTTCAATCCGTACTGTCATAAACTATGATATTGCCCGAGACAtcgacacacacacgcatcgcATTGGCCGGACAGGTCGCGCTGGAGAGAAGGGCGTGGCCTATACCCTGCTCACAAACAAAGACACCTCATTCGCCGGTGACCTTGTTCGTAATTTAGAGGGAGCGAATCAGAGTGTCCCGAAGGGTCTGATGGATTTGGCCATGCAG AATCCCTGGTTCAGAAAGTCCCGTTTTAAGAGTGGAAAAGGAAAGAGGCTGAATGTTGGAGGCGGGGGTCTCGGCTACAGGGAGAGACCGGGCCTAGGATCCGATTCCTCA GAGCGCAGTACTGGTTCTGCCCTTGGCAACTACGAGTCCTACAAACCCCCCACTGGAGCTATGGGAGATCGCATGGCTGCCATGAAGCAAGCCTTTCAG GCTCAGTACAAGAACCACTTTGTGGCAGCATCAGGTATCTCTCCCAAGCTCAGCGCCCAGTCGAACAGCACATCAGGTTGGACAAGTGCAGGCAGTCTGAGTTCTGTGCCGTCTGGAGCCCCTGAAGGAAGCCGTACGCCCTCATCTTCCTCCCCCATGCCCCCTCCTCCTCCAGCCTTCAGTTTGGGTACTAAGCTGGCCGGTTTCAGCAGCGCCGTGTCAGACtcttactcctcctcctcctcctcctcttcctcttcttcctcgtcCAGAGAGGATTCCCGCCACGACAGGAGCCGCCATGGAGACAGCCACCATCGCCACAGCGACAGGGATCGGTATGGTGATAGGGATCGCCACGGGGATCGTGACAGGGACCGAGATCGTCACAGCGACAGCCGTAACGGCGATGGTGGTCGCCGGGAGAGGGACAGTTGGAAGGGAGAAAGGGAGGGCGGGGAAAGGGCAAGCTCACACAGAGGAGGTGAGGACAGCTTTGCTGTTCCGGATCCACCAAAACGGAAGAAGAGCAGGTGGGATAGTTAG